The following coding sequences are from one Rhodobiaceae bacterium window:
- the metH gene encoding methionine synthase: MSNQTATFINVGERTNVTGSAKFKKLILEDDYEAALAVALQQVENGAQIIDVNMDEGMLDSEAAMVRFMNLIASEPDISRVPVMIDSSKWNVIEAGLKCVQGKAIVNSISLKEGEEAFLEQARKVKAYGAAVVVMAFDTEGQADTADRKFEICERSYKLLTETVGLPPEDIIFDPNIFAVATGIEEHNDYGVAFIEGTRRIKENLPHCHVSGGVSNVSFSFRGNNAVREAMHSVFLYHAIKAGMDMGIVNAGQLAIYEDIPKELRDAVEDVILNRRDDATERLLDVAEQFKGEGGKKKVEDLSWREVPVKDRLRHALVNGITAFIEEDTEEARLEAERPLHVIEGPLMDGMNVVGDLFGAGKMFLPQVVKSARVMKQAVAYLMPYMEKEKEELGITEDSSNGTILMATVKGDVHDIGKNIVGVVLQCNNYKVIDLGVMVPAAKILETAKEEKVDIIGLSGLITPSLDEMCHVAAEMERQDFSVPLLIGGATTSRVHTAVKIHPNYDKGQAVYVPDASRAVGVANSLLSDTQADQYKTGIAEEYTQMAEAHARGQSKGERLSLADARANHFAIDFAEYVPPKPTFLGLKTVDDVSLEDLVPYIDWTPFFATWEMKGSYPRILTDDKMGEAATQLFNDAQKLLDQMVGEKWLSPKGVVGFWPANRIAEDDIELYTDDTREHRLAMFHTLRQQMARKNDRAHVALADFVAEQGIHDYVGGFAVTAGHGEDEHVARFDADHDDYSKILMQALADRFAEAFAEYLHARVRREFWGYADEGGLSPDDLIAEKYAGIRPAPGYPAQPDHTEKRTLFRLLEAERRTGITLTESCAMWPGSSVSGLYFSHPDSYYFGVGRVEKDQVEDYAARKGMSVDETERWLAPVLNYAPGR, translated from the coding sequence CGTGGGCGAACGAACCAATGTGACCGGTTCAGCCAAATTTAAAAAACTCATTCTCGAGGACGATTATGAGGCTGCTCTGGCTGTTGCGCTGCAGCAGGTGGAGAATGGTGCACAAATCATCGATGTGAATATGGATGAAGGCATGTTGGATTCAGAAGCTGCAATGGTGCGCTTCATGAACCTCATTGCGTCGGAGCCGGACATTTCGCGTGTACCGGTGATGATTGACTCGTCCAAATGGAACGTCATTGAAGCTGGTCTGAAATGTGTGCAGGGCAAGGCGATCGTCAATTCGATTTCGCTCAAGGAAGGCGAAGAAGCGTTTCTGGAACAGGCGCGCAAAGTGAAAGCCTATGGCGCGGCTGTGGTGGTTATGGCTTTCGACACAGAGGGTCAGGCAGACACGGCTGACCGGAAGTTCGAAATCTGTGAGCGCTCCTACAAGCTCCTGACGGAGACGGTCGGCTTGCCACCGGAAGATATTATTTTTGATCCAAATATCTTTGCTGTCGCGACGGGCATTGAAGAACATAATGATTATGGTGTCGCCTTCATTGAAGGGACGCGCCGCATTAAGGAAAACCTGCCGCATTGTCATGTGTCCGGCGGTGTTTCCAACGTCTCGTTCTCATTTCGTGGTAACAATGCTGTACGTGAGGCGATGCATTCTGTGTTTCTTTATCATGCCATCAAGGCGGGTATGGATATGGGGATTGTTAATGCCGGGCAGCTGGCGATTTACGAAGACATTCCCAAAGAACTCAGAGATGCTGTTGAAGATGTCATCCTCAATCGCCGTGACGATGCAACGGAGCGATTGCTTGACGTTGCTGAACAATTCAAGGGAGAGGGTGGTAAGAAAAAGGTTGAAGACCTTTCCTGGCGCGAAGTGCCGGTCAAAGACCGGCTGCGCCATGCCCTTGTGAATGGCATCACAGCCTTCATTGAGGAAGATACGGAAGAAGCCCGTCTGGAAGCTGAGCGACCACTTCATGTGATTGAAGGGCCGTTGATGGACGGCATGAATGTTGTGGGCGACCTGTTTGGTGCCGGCAAGATGTTTCTGCCCCAGGTAGTGAAGTCAGCGCGTGTGATGAAGCAGGCGGTGGCCTATCTCATGCCTTACATGGAGAAGGAAAAAGAGGAACTTGGGATTACCGAAGATTCCTCCAATGGCACCATCCTGATGGCGACGGTGAAGGGCGATGTGCACGATATTGGCAAGAACATCGTCGGGGTCGTGCTGCAATGTAACAATTACAAGGTGATCGACTTGGGCGTTATGGTGCCTGCCGCGAAGATCCTTGAAACGGCGAAAGAAGAGAAAGTCGATATTATCGGGCTTTCAGGCCTCATCACGCCAAGCCTTGATGAAATGTGTCACGTGGCGGCTGAAATGGAACGTCAGGACTTTAGCGTCCCGCTATTGATCGGTGGTGCGACCACAAGCCGTGTGCACACAGCGGTGAAAATCCATCCCAATTATGACAAAGGCCAGGCGGTCTATGTACCAGATGCCAGTCGCGCCGTGGGCGTTGCAAATTCGCTGCTCTCTGACACGCAGGCAGATCAATACAAGACCGGTATCGCCGAAGAATACACGCAAATGGCTGAAGCCCATGCGCGGGGACAATCCAAGGGCGAGCGCCTGTCGCTGGCAGATGCCCGGGCCAATCACTTTGCAATTGATTTCGCGGAATATGTGCCGCCGAAGCCGACCTTCCTTGGGCTAAAGACGGTCGATGACGTCTCCTTGGAAGATTTGGTGCCTTACATTGATTGGACACCGTTTTTTGCCACGTGGGAAATGAAGGGCAGCTACCCGCGCATTTTGACCGATGACAAAATGGGCGAAGCGGCAACCCAACTTTTCAATGATGCACAAAAGCTGCTTGATCAGATGGTGGGCGAAAAATGGCTTTCGCCCAAAGGGGTTGTTGGCTTCTGGCCGGCGAACCGGATCGCGGAAGACGATATTGAGCTCTACACTGATGACACACGCGAGCACCGCCTAGCGATGTTCCACACGCTTCGTCAGCAGATGGCTCGGAAGAATGATCGTGCCCATGTGGCGCTGGCCGACTTTGTGGCTGAACAGGGCATCCATGATTATGTTGGCGGGTTTGCCGTTACTGCCGGTCATGGTGAGGACGAACATGTTGCGCGGTTTGATGCCGACCATGATGACTATTCCAAAATTCTGATGCAGGCCCTTGCTGACAGGTTTGCTGAAGCGTTTGCGGAATATTTGCACGCGCGGGTTCGCCGTGAATTCTGGGGCTATGCAGACGAGGGCGGGTTGTCACCTGACGATCTGATTGCAGAGAAATATGCTGGCATTCGCCCGGCGCCTGGCTATCCGGCGCAGCCTGACCACACGGAAAAGCGGACGCTCTTCCGACTTCTGGAAGCTGAACGGAGGACGGGAATCACGCTTACGGAAAGCTGTGCCATGTGGCCAGGCTCGTCAGTGTCCGGACTCTATTTTTCACACCCAGACAGCTACTACTTTGGTGTAGGTCGGGTGGAGAAAGACCAGGTGGAAGACTATGCGGCGCGCAAAGGCATGAGCGTTGACGAGACCGAACGCTGGTTGGCGCCGGTGCTCAACTACGCGCCTGGGCGCTGA